In Salinibacterium sp. ZJ70, one DNA window encodes the following:
- the pdxY gene encoding pyridoxal kinase PdxY produces MKVLSIQSAVAYGHVGNSAAVFPLQRIGVEVYPVYTVNFSNHTGYGAWRGPLIAPDDVRDVITGIEERGAFADIDVILSGYQGGEGIGDVIIDAVARVKAANPSAIYACDPVMGNAKSGCFVAPAIPELLRQKVVPAADLITPNQFELGFLTGTEPGDIESTLASVDAARAMGPSTILVTSVERPDREDGTIEMLAADENGAWIVQTPYLPFKANGSGDVTAALFTAHYRRTGSAAEALARTTSSVFDLLKNTLESGQRELQLIESQESYAHPSMQFEVRQLR; encoded by the coding sequence GTGAAGGTGCTCTCCATCCAGTCAGCGGTCGCGTACGGCCATGTGGGCAATTCCGCCGCAGTGTTCCCCCTGCAGCGCATCGGCGTCGAGGTCTACCCCGTCTACACGGTGAACTTCTCGAACCACACCGGCTACGGCGCCTGGCGCGGTCCGCTCATCGCCCCGGATGATGTGCGCGACGTGATCACGGGCATCGAGGAGCGCGGCGCGTTCGCCGACATCGATGTGATCCTCTCGGGCTATCAGGGCGGCGAGGGCATCGGCGACGTCATCATCGATGCCGTGGCGCGCGTCAAGGCCGCCAACCCGAGCGCCATCTACGCGTGCGATCCCGTGATGGGCAACGCGAAGTCCGGATGCTTCGTGGCGCCCGCGATTCCCGAGCTTCTGCGGCAGAAGGTCGTGCCGGCGGCCGACCTCATCACACCCAACCAGTTCGAGCTCGGGTTCCTCACCGGCACCGAGCCGGGCGACATCGAATCGACGCTCGCATCGGTGGACGCCGCGCGCGCCATGGGCCCCTCGACCATCCTCGTCACGAGCGTCGAGCGCCCCGACCGCGAAGACGGCACCATCGAGATGCTCGCCGCGGATGAGAACGGCGCCTGGATCGTGCAGACGCCGTACCTGCCGTTCAAGGCCAACGGCTCCGGCGACGTCACCGCCGCGCTCTTCACCGCGCACTACCGTCGCACCGGCTCCGCCGCGGAGGCCCTCGCGCGCACCACATCGAGCGTCTTCGACCTGCTGAAGAACACCCTCGAGTCGGGCCAGCGCGAGCTGCAGCTCATCGAATCGCAGGAGTCCTACGCGCATCCGAGCATGCAGTTCGAGGTGCGTCAGCTGCGCTGA